The following coding sequences lie in one Globicephala melas chromosome 15, mGloMel1.2, whole genome shotgun sequence genomic window:
- the C15H20orf173 gene encoding LOW QUALITY PROTEIN: uncharacterized protein C20orf173 homolog (The sequence of the model RefSeq protein was modified relative to this genomic sequence to represent the inferred CDS: deleted 1 base in 1 codon), which produces MSSVSGLLRSHDIPSGIEDPTESSASSCREDRAHTICYVSALTPPIPGPARVPFGGEQMDREVGDEGLGGGVVWRAGELWKPTRQRVGELSVASVPHPSQSQVEEPVSCLPLESLPGPDMKCCWQIFVLCISLMLILWLMAPCLDLKPESAPHEKWMKVVPWRCSCPPFKFRKYGCPSGTLNDSVCHHTAGGNWFDVGYEKTMGHLMGAAEPTSPDAVLSWSGMNSASELGRVWEKLFKVIPRTLVSHFDLFCGTCASVGNSKILWAASLGKSANHTAVSRMNQVPIQGFEMLGNQTTGQSVSLRNDRDQGSWRQLDLLLLRLFVLAWTSDALSEEVMVWEPRHSQYGGFWKMVQFPSRMEDRKDQVLVISPTFLRYTQGNRLDKRGILSLPPI; this is translated from the exons ATGAGTTCTGTCTCCGGCTTGCTCAGG AGCCATGATATACCCAGTGGCATTGAGGACCCCACTGAGAGCTCAGCC TCCTCCTGCAGGGAGGATAGGGCACACACCATATGTTATGTCTCTGCTCTCACACCTCCCATCCCAGGCCCAGCCAGAGTCCCCTTTGGAGGGGAGCAAATGGATAGGGAAGTGGGAGATGAGGGGTTGGGAGGAGGTGTGGTGTGGAGGGCTGGGGAGCTGTGGAAGCCAACAAGACAGAGGGTTGGGGAGCTATCtgtggcctcagttcctcaccccTCCCAGTCCCAGGTAGAGGAGCCAGTCAGCTGCCTGCCACTGGAGTCTTTGCCTGGGCCAGACATGAAGTGCTGCTGGCAGATTTTTGTCCTGTGCATCTCCTTGATGCTCATCTTGTGGCTGATGGCCCCCTGCCTGGATCTGAAGCCGGAATCGGCACCCCACGAAAAATGGATGAAGGTGGTACCATGGCGTTGCAGCTGCCCTCCGTTCAAGTTCAGGAAATATGGCTGCCCATCCGGGACCCTCAACGACTCTGTCTGCCACCACACGGCCGGAGGGAACTGGTTTGATGTAGGTTACGAGAAGACGATGGGGCACCTCATGGGAGCAGCAGAGCCCACCAGCCCTGACGCTGTGCTCTCGTGGTCG GGCATGAACTCAGCAAGCGAGCTGGGCAGAGTGTGGGAGAAGCTGTTCAAGGTGATTCCCAGGACCTTGGTGAGCCATTTTGATCTCTTCTGTGGAACTTGTGCATCGGTGGGGAACTCGAAGATCCTGTGGGCCGCCAGCCTCGGCAAGAGTGCCAACCACACCGCGGTCTCCAG GATGAACCAGGTCCCTATTCAGGGCTTCGAGATGCTGGGGAACCAAACCACAGGACAGTCCGTCTCCCTCCGGAATGACAGGGACCAGGGTTCTTGGAGGCAGCTggatctgctgctcctgaggctcttTGTTCTGGCATGGACTTCAGATGCTCTGAGTGAAGAGGTGATGGTCTGGGAACCCAGACATTCTCAGTATGGGGG ATTTTGGAAGATGGTCCAGTTCCCTAGTAGAATGGAAGATAGAAAAGACCAG GTCCTGGTGATCAGCCCCACTTTCCTCAGGTACACCCAGGGCAACAGGCTGGATAAAAGG GgaatcctctctcttcctccaataTGA